From the Candidatus Melainabacteria bacterium genome, one window contains:
- a CDS encoding universal stress protein yields the protein MNILLAVDNSPHSQVAVDVVLSRTWPEDATFKVFCAVERRQPIFAVMQRDEAEAFLNKALAAAKEFTQEIADQLSERFPGCKALAEAQFGDSKEIILEASKWADLIVVGSHGRHGVARLFLGSVSQNILLHGHCSTLIARYQHAHTGSPSFDNDILVALDDTKDSKNAMDWILNLPWNDDARFTLLSVIAVPDDIQASGVDALYAQAESIEIDRLRDSATKLLEDYANQLEEKIGIGKVNIELREGQPVDAILSMANAMEAGLIVMGSRQRGHLKRFFMGSVSQEVVLHAPCPVEVVKLKS from the coding sequence GTGAACATACTGTTGGCGGTCGATAACTCGCCCCATTCGCAAGTGGCAGTTGATGTCGTGCTAAGTCGTACCTGGCCCGAAGATGCAACGTTCAAGGTCTTCTGCGCAGTCGAACGGCGTCAACCAATCTTTGCAGTAATGCAGCGAGACGAAGCGGAAGCCTTCCTGAACAAAGCTCTTGCAGCAGCCAAAGAGTTCACGCAGGAAATAGCCGACCAGCTCAGCGAGCGTTTCCCCGGTTGTAAGGCACTGGCCGAAGCACAATTTGGCGACAGCAAAGAAATAATTCTGGAAGCCTCAAAATGGGCGGATCTGATTGTAGTAGGTTCACATGGACGCCACGGAGTGGCCAGGCTTTTTCTGGGAAGCGTCTCGCAAAATATTTTGCTGCATGGGCACTGTTCGACCTTAATTGCGCGATACCAACATGCACACACTGGCAGCCCGAGTTTCGATAACGATATCCTCGTCGCACTCGACGACACGAAAGATTCTAAAAATGCCATGGATTGGATTCTAAATCTGCCCTGGAATGACGATGCACGCTTTACCCTGCTATCAGTCATTGCAGTACCAGATGATATTCAAGCATCAGGTGTAGACGCACTTTATGCGCAGGCTGAATCGATCGAAATAGACAGACTTCGAGATTCCGCCACCAAGCTGCTCGAAGACTACGCCAATCAGTTAGAAGAAAAAATCGGCATCGGCAAAGTCAACATCGAGTTGCGCGAAGGTCAGCCCGTTGACGCGATCTTGTCAATGGCAAACGCGATGGAGGCCGGCTTAATCGTCATGGGATCTCGCCAGCGTGGTCACTTGAAACGCTTTTTTATGGGCAGCGTCTCTCAGGAGGTCGTTTTGCATGCGCCCTGTCCGGTTGAAGTCGTCAAATTAAAAAGCTGA
- a CDS encoding transglutaminase family protein yields the protein MYIRVGYEMVFDFPNPTAMIFLLHLLPSRAGDLCHPDELKITPNVPISEFTDWFGNRCARIVAPAGKLTITSDTIVKDSGVPDPAVLDAVQHPVEELPPECLQFLLPSRYCEVDKLGDAAWELFGNLPPGWARAQAVCDWVFDNVKFGYQFANATKGAYEVYQDRKGVCRDFTHLAVTFCRALNIPARYATGYLGDIGVSVDSPMDFSACFQCYLGGKWHTFDARHNVRRIGWILVATGRDAADCAITTSFGPHTLDKFLVWADEVPTDELIMPRPLDPRLAAAGF from the coding sequence ATGTACATTCGCGTTGGCTATGAAATGGTATTTGATTTTCCAAATCCAACGGCGATGATTTTCCTTTTGCATCTGTTGCCCTCACGCGCCGGTGACCTCTGTCACCCCGATGAGCTGAAAATCACGCCCAATGTTCCAATTTCAGAATTTACAGATTGGTTTGGCAATCGCTGCGCCCGCATCGTAGCTCCGGCGGGCAAACTGACAATTACAAGCGATACGATCGTAAAAGATAGCGGGGTTCCGGACCCCGCAGTACTTGATGCCGTGCAACATCCGGTCGAGGAACTGCCTCCCGAGTGTTTACAATTTTTGCTTCCCAGTCGCTATTGCGAAGTCGACAAACTAGGCGATGCCGCCTGGGAGTTATTTGGCAACTTGCCGCCCGGTTGGGCTCGTGCTCAGGCTGTTTGCGATTGGGTTTTCGATAACGTCAAATTTGGTTATCAGTTCGCCAATGCCACCAAAGGTGCATACGAGGTTTATCAAGATCGCAAGGGCGTGTGCAGAGACTTCACGCATCTGGCTGTGACGTTTTGTCGAGCCCTGAACATTCCTGCCCGCTATGCTACAGGTTATCTGGGTGACATCGGAGTTTCAGTTGATTCACCAATGGATTTTAGCGCCTGCTTCCAGTGCTACCTGGGCGGAAAATGGCACACTTTTGACGCCAGGCATAACGTGCGAAGAATCGGTTGGATACTAGTTGCCACCGGACGCGATGCTGCAGATTGTGCCATTACGACTTCATTTGGACCACACACCCTGGACAAATTTCTTGTCTGGGCTGATGAAGTGCCGACCGATGAATTGATCATGCCGCGGCCTTTAGATCCGCGTCTTGCAGCGGCAGGTTTTTAG
- a CDS encoding DUF1648 domain-containing protein: MRANRPRLHLPMSLTEWALQAVTFSLVCGTAAIVAYYWPTLPERVVVHFDILGRPDGYGSKNTLLFLCGVNVFNFLLMSVLSRFPHTFNYLRPITEKNAASQYLLARKFIYVMNLEVTGIMFFAIWSCIQVSIGAAQTLDSGSMMTLLAAVFISTAIYMFRTSRAQ; the protein is encoded by the coding sequence ATGAGAGCTAATCGTCCTCGCCTACATTTGCCGATGTCGCTTACGGAGTGGGCACTGCAAGCGGTTACGTTTTCACTTGTATGCGGTACTGCTGCTATCGTTGCCTACTACTGGCCAACTTTGCCGGAACGAGTCGTAGTTCACTTCGACATTCTAGGACGCCCGGACGGATATGGTTCCAAGAACACTTTGTTGTTCCTCTGTGGCGTAAACGTATTCAATTTTCTGTTGATGAGCGTGTTGAGCCGATTCCCTCACACGTTCAATTACTTGCGACCAATAACTGAGAAAAATGCAGCAAGCCAATATTTACTGGCCAGGAAATTTATCTACGTTATGAATTTGGAAGTGACCGGCATTATGTTTTTTGCCATCTGGAGTTGCATTCAGGTATCGATTGGTGCCGCTCAAACTCTTGATTCAGGCAGCATGATGACTTTACTAGCGGCCGTCTTTATCTCAACGGCTATTTACATGTTCAGAACCAGCCGAGCGCAGTGA
- a CDS encoding pirin family protein → MKKDIVSVHKARAPHMVGDGLPVRNVFSYTDLGKRELSPFLMLDYGMPSQFKPTEEILGVGMHPHRGFETVTIAFQGRLQHRDTAGNHGEIGPGDVQWMTAGSGVLHEELHAPSFRKSGGTLQMLQLWVNLPAELKMTSPQYQTLENDSIPVVNIGAARVRVIAGALGDVKGPAKTFTPINLWDVQISAGEVSLTVPQDYTTALFVMEGTVTVNGAQEVQDPTLILLDRGGSDVHVSAKSDARFIVLNGEPIDEPVVGYGPFVMNSQEQIVQAMKDYSAGRFAGANR, encoded by the coding sequence ATGAAAAAGGATATCGTCAGCGTACATAAAGCTCGGGCGCCTCACATGGTGGGCGATGGACTGCCGGTGCGCAATGTTTTCTCTTATACAGATTTAGGTAAGCGTGAGTTGAGCCCATTCTTAATGCTCGACTACGGCATGCCATCACAATTCAAACCAACTGAGGAAATTCTCGGTGTTGGAATGCATCCACATCGTGGTTTCGAAACAGTGACAATTGCATTTCAGGGGCGTCTGCAGCATCGTGACACCGCAGGCAATCACGGAGAGATTGGTCCCGGTGATGTCCAGTGGATGACCGCAGGCTCTGGGGTCTTGCATGAAGAACTGCACGCACCATCATTCAGGAAATCTGGTGGCACATTGCAAATGTTGCAGCTCTGGGTAAACTTGCCTGCTGAATTAAAAATGACAAGTCCGCAGTATCAAACTCTTGAGAACGATAGTATTCCTGTTGTGAATATCGGCGCAGCCAGGGTTCGAGTTATTGCCGGTGCTCTCGGCGATGTGAAAGGTCCTGCAAAAACCTTCACGCCGATCAACCTCTGGGATGTTCAAATCAGCGCGGGAGAAGTGAGTCTAACAGTTCCTCAGGATTACACGACAGCACTTTTTGTTATGGAAGGTACAGTCACCGTCAACGGTGCGCAAGAAGTGCAGGATCCCACTTTGATTCTTTTAGATAGAGGCGGTTCCGACGTGCATGTATCAGCGAAATCTGATGCTAGATTTATAGTGTTGAACGGCGAACCAATCGACGAGCCGGTTGTGGGTTACGGTCCGTTTGTAATGAATTCGCAAGAACAGATCGTCCAGGCAATGAAGGATTATTCTGCAGGAAGATTTGCGGGAGCCAATCGCTGA
- a CDS encoding transglutaminase family protein: MLLSITHTTDLHYSDYINESVMELRMAPLQEQYQHRLSFGLDIGPATQVKSYFDWLGNTVHAFSINALHNQIQIIATSIVQTDARPIRLEHFPDIWIRDANYDYTLCDFLLFGGKIIDSPQLRELAESAIPKANSRSPVKLGAVVTSLLKLIDEKFTYQKSVTNASSSITEILAHGRGVCQDFTHLMIGLARALNIPARYVSGYLHPDRQRLRGYSQTHAWVEIYFPSMGWVGVDPTNNCVAGENFVKVAIGRNYQDVPPNKGIYKGKGEEQMEVAVHSEELLSIPLELAAERTGALNLPCYAGTRLDTKEQQAEQEQQEQQEQQQQQQ; the protein is encoded by the coding sequence ATGCTCTTATCAATAACTCACACAACTGACTTGCACTACTCGGACTACATCAATGAATCCGTTATGGAGCTGCGCATGGCGCCGCTGCAAGAGCAGTATCAACACCGCCTTTCCTTTGGACTGGATATCGGTCCCGCGACTCAAGTGAAAAGTTATTTCGATTGGCTGGGCAACACCGTTCACGCTTTCTCAATCAACGCGCTGCACAATCAAATTCAAATCATTGCTACCAGTATCGTACAAACCGATGCGCGCCCAATTCGCCTGGAGCATTTTCCAGACATCTGGATTCGCGATGCGAATTATGATTACACCTTGTGCGATTTTCTCTTGTTCGGCGGAAAGATTATAGATTCACCGCAACTGCGGGAGCTGGCAGAATCAGCCATTCCTAAAGCAAATTCGCGATCGCCCGTAAAGCTCGGTGCAGTCGTCACTTCTTTGCTGAAACTGATAGATGAGAAATTCACATACCAGAAAAGTGTTACTAATGCCTCAAGTTCAATAACCGAAATACTTGCACACGGTCGCGGCGTTTGTCAGGACTTCACACACCTGATGATTGGATTGGCGCGCGCTCTCAATATTCCAGCGCGCTATGTGAGCGGCTATCTGCATCCTGACAGACAGCGCCTGCGAGGTTATTCCCAGACGCACGCCTGGGTCGAAATCTATTTTCCTTCGATGGGATGGGTAGGAGTCGATCCCACTAACAATTGCGTCGCCGGCGAGAACTTCGTCAAGGTCGCGATTGGAAGAAACTATCAGGATGTTCCGCCGAACAAGGGTATTTATAAAGGCAAAGGCGAAGAACAGATGGAAGTTGCTGTTCACTCCGAAGAATTATTGTCAATTCCTCTCGAACTGGCTGCCGAACGAACTGGAGCGCTGAATTTACCTTGCTATGCTGGCACCAGACTTGATACCAAAGAGCAACAAGCCGAGCAAGAGCAACAGGAACAACAAGAGCAGCAGCAGCAGCAGCAATAG
- a CDS encoding Dam family site-specific DNA-(adenine-N6)-methyltransferase — MDIQTEIISISPQDVEYERPEAPSAVQVVARPFLKWVGGKTQILPHIDANIPIQLRDSDISAYIEPFLGGGSVFFHIAQRYRVKRYLISDNNRDLIWAYETVKSHVEPVIEALANYQQEFWPLTTEERSKMYYDTRDAFNNSRNEDSDDIEFRVARTAQLIFLNKTCFNGLYRVNAAGAFNVAFGRYDKPPICDRENLLACSRVLSVAEIRLCDFGEVLHSVGSNAFIYLDPPYRPISLTANFTSYSPTNFDAIEQQRLAAHCLELDKRESKLMISNSDPKNINPDDRYFEETYPHFRITTLAANRMVNCKTDRRGKISELLITNY; from the coding sequence ATGGATATACAAACTGAAATCATTTCGATAAGTCCGCAAGACGTTGAATACGAACGTCCTGAAGCACCGTCCGCGGTTCAGGTGGTGGCACGCCCGTTCTTAAAGTGGGTTGGTGGCAAAACTCAGATTTTGCCGCATATTGACGCTAACATTCCTATTCAACTGCGAGACAGCGACATAAGTGCTTATATAGAGCCATTCCTGGGTGGCGGTTCGGTCTTCTTTCATATTGCACAGAGATATAGAGTTAAGCGTTACCTGATATCTGACAATAATCGTGACTTGATTTGGGCTTACGAAACCGTTAAGTCTCACGTCGAACCAGTTATCGAAGCGCTTGCAAATTACCAACAAGAATTCTGGCCGCTTACTACCGAAGAACGCTCCAAGATGTATTACGACACGCGTGATGCGTTCAACAACAGTCGTAATGAAGATTCCGATGATATCGAGTTTCGTGTCGCGCGCACGGCGCAGTTGATATTTTTGAATAAGACTTGCTTCAACGGTTTATATAGAGTCAATGCTGCCGGCGCTTTCAATGTTGCGTTCGGTCGATATGATAAGCCACCGATTTGCGATCGGGAGAACCTATTGGCTTGTTCCAGAGTTCTTTCTGTTGCGGAAATTCGCCTCTGTGATTTTGGTGAGGTTCTTCATTCCGTCGGCTCTAATGCTTTCATTTATTTAGATCCCCCTTACCGCCCGATCAGCTTGACGGCAAATTTCACTTCCTATTCTCCAACAAACTTTGATGCAATTGAGCAGCAGCGCTTAGCGGCTCACTGTCTGGAGTTGGATAAACGCGAAAGCAAGTTGATGATCAGCAATTCCGATCCGAAAAACATCAATCCTGATGATCGGTATTTTGAAGAGACTTATCCGCACTTCCGCATCACCACTTTGGCTGCGAATCGAATGGTCAATTGCAAAACTGACCGACGCGGCAAAATCAGTGAACTCTTGATTACAAACTACTGA
- a CDS encoding DUF1003 domain-containing protein: MSTLLCYGARNCFVGDTHLINGSHHKVVEVATTLLKRIPRLHKPQNVNEKHAQSLGTNDRIALAVTNAMGTMWALYFMALFMLAWCMWQFIMRDKAFDPYPFAFLLFLGNIVQLLLMPLIMVGQSILSKHAEMRADEQYKTTLTSYQDLEHIMEHLDAQDKELIRQTQMLMQLIQAQSEAPDASHSRAIAPGDGLQ, from the coding sequence ATGTCTACACTTCTGTGCTACGGTGCTCGTAATTGTTTTGTTGGAGATACCCATTTGATTAATGGTTCACATCACAAGGTTGTCGAAGTGGCAACGACACTTCTTAAGCGAATTCCTCGACTTCATAAGCCACAAAATGTCAATGAGAAGCATGCCCAATCTCTCGGCACCAACGACCGCATAGCGCTCGCCGTAACCAATGCTATGGGCACGATGTGGGCCCTTTACTTTATGGCGCTCTTCATGTTGGCGTGGTGCATGTGGCAATTCATTATGCGTGATAAAGCCTTTGATCCATATCCATTTGCTTTTCTTCTGTTTCTCGGTAATATCGTGCAGTTGTTGCTTATGCCTTTAATTATGGTCGGGCAGAGTATTCTTTCTAAACACGCTGAGATGCGCGCTGATGAGCAGTACAAGACAACGCTCACCAGCTATCAGGATCTCGAGCACATAATGGAGCATCTGGATGCTCAGGACAAAGAACTAATTCGTCAAACACAGATGCTAATGCAATTGATTCAGGCGCAGAGTGAAGCGCCTGATGCGTCGCACAGCCGAGCAATTGCGCCGGGCGATGGTCTGCAATAA
- a CDS encoding alpha-E domain-containing protein: MGSGGRALTTESEIAGEEEERPIPKIVAVAKPSKRVGERIVQSSLVQPAAGRSRPMLSRVAEAMYWMSRYVERAEHIARIVLVNSHMLIDLGELAQDMQEKQWLGVLRILRLDQRAEMMLSGKPLVGPHVSDFMANESNRNLIAALTKARENARSIRENISTEMWETLNTLYWSLMGDDVKQRFEECPEEVFHSVIMGSLLFQGVADQTLPHSQSWQFIQLAKYLERADMICRIVDTNFDILQSSGDFCETPLRNIQWMGVLRSCCSIEAYRRKYIGDLDPLNLAAFLLLDDESPRNVRYSVKAAQEAIAGIASAVHPQETDSAERILGRLCARLEYAEMSELAGDNLKVFLNKIQTSLHEASIAIENAYFLH, encoded by the coding sequence ATGGGTAGTGGAGGACGTGCGCTGACTACTGAATCAGAAATTGCTGGAGAAGAGGAAGAACGGCCGATTCCAAAAATCGTAGCCGTTGCTAAACCGTCTAAACGCGTAGGTGAGCGAATAGTGCAGAGCTCGCTTGTGCAGCCGGCTGCCGGCAGATCACGACCGATGCTCTCGCGTGTTGCAGAAGCAATGTACTGGATGAGCAGATATGTTGAGCGCGCCGAACACATTGCCAGAATTGTGTTGGTCAATTCGCACATGCTCATTGACCTGGGTGAACTTGCACAGGACATGCAAGAAAAGCAATGGCTAGGCGTTCTGCGAATATTGCGGCTCGACCAGCGTGCCGAGATGATGCTGTCAGGAAAGCCGTTGGTGGGACCGCATGTGTCTGACTTCATGGCAAACGAAAGTAATCGCAATTTGATTGCCGCGCTAACAAAAGCCCGCGAAAACGCACGCAGCATCAGAGAAAATATTTCCACCGAGATGTGGGAAACGCTGAATACACTCTACTGGTCACTCATGGGAGACGATGTTAAACAGCGCTTCGAAGAGTGTCCAGAGGAAGTTTTCCATTCAGTCATAATGGGCTCCCTTCTATTTCAAGGTGTTGCGGACCAAACGCTGCCCCACTCGCAGAGCTGGCAGTTCATCCAGTTAGCAAAGTATCTTGAACGAGCCGACATGATTTGCCGCATTGTTGATACCAATTTCGACATTCTGCAATCTTCCGGAGACTTCTGTGAAACACCACTGCGGAATATTCAGTGGATGGGCGTTTTGAGAAGCTGTTGCTCGATTGAAGCCTATCGACGCAAGTACATTGGAGACCTGGACCCGCTCAACCTGGCTGCATTTTTGTTGCTCGATGACGAGTCACCACGAAACGTCAGATACTCGGTCAAAGCCGCCCAAGAAGCAATTGCTGGAATCGCATCGGCAGTACATCCGCAGGAGACCGACTCGGCTGAACGAATACTGGGCAGACTCTGTGCTCGACTGGAATACGCAGAGATGAGCGAACTGGCAGGAGACAATCTAAAAGTATTCCTCAACAAGATCCAGACAAGTCTTCACGAAGCCTCAATCGCGATTGAGAATGCGTACTTCCTGCATTAA
- a CDS encoding DUF4388 domain-containing protein, whose product MLADANKNSSAQLSWDHPNHEMIYTLTVTCSTMKERRGWERGKTGEMVAPEWTLYEIRENGKDRADLWRMASGDIAIIQNLLEETRLPKTQTAAFTEETAQETQSNPRDSYHRAAGGAQQPPLRSFSEPEMTTSQSLQTDRGSAGVNLSGELKEVDVASILQSISLCKMTGRLNVYDATQQVEIFFTQGELVHASSSHLMDISKGVRGEKVLLEVFTWDEGAFQFQHGWQTAERSVEKRLQNLVLEGATLLDYKNSIEKKGIIPSTIIYRKENSLSESQFEAKLANGLPMHIDYQKKVFLALREPRPLSEIIDALSMDRTIWIPVIYSLVSSTLIGARGVTNDEEQCSDAFSNIGELIKNADRGLLQPDSGMLSYGLFLSFADKELARRVPCCLAMFEFNVQAAAITNEALKAVTTTFDTIKRPYECMTFWQPNRVLILLPMSKVEETTIRLNSFLDKLSEKIDMDGMTLTGGLATAPKDGIQLADVLASSFKLLKKAQQTNARIACSS is encoded by the coding sequence ATGCTCGCGGATGCAAACAAGAACAGTTCCGCCCAGCTGAGTTGGGACCATCCGAACCACGAGATGATCTACACTCTCACCGTCACATGCTCGACCATGAAAGAGCGCCGCGGCTGGGAAAGAGGCAAGACCGGAGAGATGGTCGCGCCGGAGTGGACTCTGTACGAAATTCGCGAAAACGGCAAAGACAGGGCTGATTTATGGCGTATGGCGTCGGGCGACATAGCGATCATTCAGAATCTTCTGGAAGAAACACGTCTGCCCAAAACACAAACTGCCGCCTTCACCGAAGAAACTGCTCAAGAGACTCAGTCAAACCCTCGCGATTCATATCACAGAGCGGCAGGCGGTGCTCAACAGCCACCGCTTCGGAGCTTTTCGGAGCCTGAGATGACCACGTCACAGTCACTCCAGACGGACCGCGGCAGTGCGGGCGTGAATCTCTCGGGCGAACTCAAAGAAGTTGACGTGGCGAGCATTTTGCAATCCATAAGCCTCTGCAAAATGACCGGACGCCTGAACGTATATGATGCCACTCAGCAGGTCGAGATTTTTTTCACACAAGGTGAACTGGTTCACGCTTCGTCCAGTCACTTAATGGACATATCCAAGGGTGTTCGGGGCGAGAAAGTTCTGCTTGAAGTATTCACCTGGGACGAGGGAGCTTTCCAATTTCAGCACGGTTGGCAGACTGCCGAAAGATCGGTAGAAAAGCGCTTGCAAAATCTGGTTCTGGAAGGCGCAACTCTTCTCGATTACAAAAACTCCATCGAAAAAAAAGGGATAATTCCATCCACGATTATTTATCGCAAAGAGAATAGTCTGTCAGAGTCGCAGTTCGAGGCTAAACTGGCGAATGGACTGCCAATGCATATTGACTATCAGAAGAAAGTCTTCCTGGCATTGCGAGAACCGCGCCCTTTATCTGAAATCATCGACGCTCTCTCGATGGATAGAACCATTTGGATACCGGTCATCTATTCTCTCGTCTCCAGCACGCTTATTGGTGCGCGCGGAGTGACCAATGATGAAGAACAATGCTCAGACGCTTTCTCAAACATTGGTGAGCTGATCAAGAACGCCGACCGGGGTCTGTTGCAGCCAGACTCGGGTATGCTCAGTTATGGTCTATTCTTGAGCTTTGCGGATAAAGAACTGGCGCGCCGCGTTCCGTGCTGCCTGGCCATGTTCGAATTCAACGTGCAGGCTGCAGCAATTACCAATGAAGCATTAAAAGCAGTCACCACCACATTTGATACCATAAAACGCCCTTATGAATGCATGACGTTTTGGCAACCGAACAGAGTTTTGATTTTGTTACCTATGTCCAAAGTTGAAGAGACAACCATTCGTCTCAACAGTTTCCTGGACAAATTATCCGAAAAGATTGACATGGATGGTATGACCCTGACCGGCGGTTTGGCGACAGCGCCCAAAGACGGAATACAACTTGCAGACGTATTGGCGTCATCGTTTAAACTGCTCAAGAAGGCGCAGCAAACGAATGCGAGAATCGCCTGTAGCAGTTGA
- a CDS encoding circularly permuted type 2 ATP-grasp protein, whose protein sequence is MFNQYQLNGIFDEMFEAKDVPRPHYESVFGQLAELSSTAFERRRRMADLSFRNQGITFTVYNDDTGVERIFPFDLVPRIVPASEWQVIERGLEQRITALNMFCHDVYHDQRILREGIVPPELIYSAQMFRREMIHVSVPNDIYIHVCGTDLIRDKNGNYLVLEDNGRTPSGVSYVLENRAIMKRVFPALFASYRVRSIEDYPYNLLQCLKELAQFRVDDPTIVVLTPGIYNSAYYEHSFLARQMGVELVEGKDLIVDNNFVYMRTTAGLRRVDVIYRRLDDDFLDPLCFRGDSILGVPGLMTVYRCGNVALANAVGTGVCDDKAVYPYVPAMIKFYLSQEPILNNVQTFNCQDSSDCAYVLDHLDQLVVKNTNGSGGYGMLMGHKATKEERAEFAAKIKSDPRNFIAQPIVELSQHPSLVSDHFEGRRIDLRPYILYGKKPMVMQGGLTRVALEEGSLVVNSSQGGGSKDTWVVEDVR, encoded by the coding sequence AGACGTGCCGCGTCCACACTACGAATCAGTTTTCGGGCAACTGGCCGAACTCAGCAGCACTGCCTTTGAACGGCGTCGCCGCATGGCAGACCTGTCATTCAGAAATCAGGGCATCACTTTCACGGTGTACAACGATGACACTGGCGTCGAACGTATCTTTCCGTTCGATCTCGTGCCACGCATTGTGCCCGCCTCAGAGTGGCAAGTGATCGAACGTGGCTTGGAGCAACGCATTACCGCTCTGAATATGTTCTGTCACGACGTCTATCACGATCAGCGAATTTTGCGCGAGGGAATCGTTCCACCAGAGCTGATTTATTCAGCCCAGATGTTTCGGCGTGAAATGATTCACGTTAGCGTACCCAATGATATTTACATTCATGTCTGCGGCACTGACTTGATTCGCGACAAAAACGGCAACTATCTGGTTCTCGAAGACAATGGACGCACCCCGAGCGGCGTTAGTTACGTGCTTGAAAATCGCGCCATCATGAAGCGCGTCTTTCCAGCATTGTTTGCCAGCTATCGAGTCAGGTCGATCGAAGACTATCCCTACAACTTGCTTCAATGCTTGAAAGAACTGGCTCAATTCCGAGTCGATGATCCGACCATTGTCGTTCTCACGCCTGGCATTTACAACTCAGCCTACTATGAACACAGCTTCCTGGCGCGACAAATGGGTGTTGAACTCGTCGAAGGAAAAGACTTGATCGTAGACAACAATTTTGTCTACATGCGCACGACGGCCGGATTGCGACGCGTCGACGTAATCTACAGAAGATTAGATGATGACTTCCTCGACCCGCTCTGTTTCCGGGGCGACAGCATTCTTGGAGTGCCGGGACTGATGACTGTCTATCGCTGCGGTAACGTGGCTCTGGCAAATGCAGTCGGAACAGGAGTTTGCGACGACAAAGCTGTTTATCCTTATGTTCCTGCAATGATCAAGTTCTATCTGTCGCAAGAACCAATACTTAACAATGTCCAGACCTTCAACTGCCAGGACAGCAGCGATTGTGCCTATGTTCTCGATCATCTCGATCAGCTTGTAGTCAAAAATACAAACGGCTCAGGTGGCTACGGAATGCTAATGGGACATAAAGCAACCAAAGAAGAAAGAGCAGAATTTGCCGCAAAAATCAAAAGCGATCCGCGCAATTTCATTGCCCAACCGATCGTGGAATTGAGTCAACATCCGAGTCTTGTCTCTGATCATTTTGAAGGCAGAAGAATCGATTTGCGACCATACATTTTGTACGGCAAAAAACCAATGGTTATGCAGGGCGGGCTAACGCGCGTTGCACTCGAAGAGGGCAGCTTAGTCGTAAACAGCTCGCAAGGCGGCGGCAGCAAAGACACATGGGTAGTGGAGGACGTGCGCTGA